Proteins from a genomic interval of Croceicoccus naphthovorans:
- a CDS encoding CsbD family protein: MGELTEKVKGNVNEAIGNVKQESGNPNTRAEGREQEAKGEAQQFKGEVEGKLGNDI; this comes from the coding sequence ATGGGCGAACTTACGGAAAAGGTAAAAGGCAACGTCAACGAAGCCATCGGCAACGTAAAGCAGGAAAGCGGCAACCCGAACACCCGCGCAGAAGGCCGCGAGCAGGAAGCCAAGGGTGAAGCCCAACAGTTCAAGGGCGAGGTCGAAGGCAAGCTGGGCAACGACATCTGA
- a CDS encoding tetratricopeptide repeat protein → MALGTIIAMALAAGTPSTADTTEVAYDALTNGNPQEAIAQLEEGDRHDPARLINLAAAYLATGRTADAREAYKKAAVAERYELETVDGEWIDSRVLARAELARTYSVSFEQSRMARVD, encoded by the coding sequence TTGGCTCTTGGAACAATTATCGCGATGGCCCTTGCAGCAGGCACGCCTTCGACTGCCGACACCACCGAAGTTGCATACGACGCTCTGACCAACGGTAATCCGCAAGAGGCGATTGCCCAGCTGGAAGAAGGCGATCGCCACGATCCGGCCCGCCTGATCAATCTGGCCGCCGCCTATCTGGCGACGGGTCGCACCGCCGACGCGCGTGAGGCCTATAAGAAGGCCGCCGTGGCCGAGCGTTACGAGCTGGAAACGGTCGACGGCGAATGGATCGATTCGCGCGTACTGGCCAGGGCAGAGCTGGCGCGGACCTATAGTGTTTCTTTCGAACAGTCTCGCATGGCCCGGGTGGACTGA
- a CDS encoding RNA degradosome polyphosphate kinase, whose amino-acid sequence MNEQSPVPTTDEPAANGLPADALYTNRELSWLSFNRRVLAEAAREDYPLLERLRFLSISGSNLDEFVMIRVAGLAGQMQRGISKLSIDGRTPSQQMSAIRKAIRDLEFRQQAAWRDLRGQLSQTGIHVADESRLDADARAWLKEHFEQHILPVLTPQAIDPAHPFPFVANQGMGLLFNLTRLIDRQGVVEMILVPSAVPRFVRIPGEEASYIPVERLICRYAHLIFPGFRIEGDGVFRVIRDSDIEIEEEAEDLVRYFRSAIQRRRRGQVIMLELDAEFDPEAEALLREQLGLENAIVIKTDGIIGVEGLAEIVDEDRPDLKFEPYSPRYPERIMEHDGDCFAAIGEKDIVIHHPYESFEVVVDFVRQAAKDPDVVAIKQTLYRAGKQSAIINALIAAAEAGKSVTAVVELKARFDEEQNILWASQLERAGVQVIYGFVDWKTHAKVSMVVRREGDGYRTYCHFGTGNYHPVTARIYTDLSYFTADPRMGRDASRLFNFVTGYVEPRKTEGLVISPIAMRETIYRNIDREIANHRKGRPAAIWAKLNSLTDKGVIDKLYEASAVGVPIRLVVRGICCLKPGIPGVSESIEVKSIIGRFLEHSRIWAFANGYRMPSPRARLFITSADAMSRNLDRRVEAMVPIRNRTVHDQVLQQVLVANLLDTEQSWLLQPDGSYTRVESGTKPFNLHRYFMTNPSLSGRGQALSEDQIPRLALRRGASV is encoded by the coding sequence ATGAACGAACAGAGTCCAGTTCCGACGACCGACGAGCCTGCCGCCAACGGGCTGCCTGCCGACGCGCTTTATACCAATCGCGAACTCAGCTGGCTGTCGTTCAACCGCCGCGTGCTGGCAGAGGCTGCGCGAGAGGATTACCCGCTGCTCGAGCGGCTGCGGTTCCTGTCCATATCCGGCAGTAATCTCGATGAATTCGTGATGATCCGCGTGGCGGGTCTTGCCGGGCAGATGCAGCGCGGGATTTCAAAGCTCAGCATCGATGGGCGCACCCCGTCGCAGCAGATGTCCGCCATCCGCAAGGCGATCCGCGATCTGGAGTTCCGCCAACAGGCCGCATGGCGCGATCTGCGCGGACAGCTTTCCCAAACCGGCATCCACGTCGCCGACGAAAGCAGGCTGGATGCCGATGCCCGCGCGTGGCTGAAAGAGCATTTCGAGCAGCACATCCTGCCCGTCCTGACCCCGCAGGCGATCGATCCGGCCCATCCGTTTCCGTTCGTCGCCAATCAGGGCATGGGCCTGCTTTTCAACCTGACCCGCCTGATCGACCGGCAGGGCGTGGTAGAGATGATCCTAGTCCCCTCTGCCGTGCCGCGTTTCGTGCGCATTCCGGGCGAGGAGGCAAGCTATATCCCGGTAGAGCGGCTGATCTGCCGTTATGCCCACCTGATCTTCCCCGGCTTTCGGATCGAGGGCGACGGTGTGTTCCGCGTCATCCGCGATTCGGACATAGAGATCGAGGAGGAGGCCGAAGACCTCGTCCGTTATTTCCGCAGCGCTATTCAGCGGCGGCGGCGCGGGCAGGTCATCATGCTGGAACTGGATGCCGAGTTCGATCCCGAGGCAGAGGCGCTGCTTCGCGAACAGCTGGGCCTCGAAAACGCCATTGTCATCAAGACTGACGGGATCATCGGCGTGGAAGGTCTCGCCGAGATCGTTGATGAGGACCGGCCCGACCTTAAGTTCGAGCCCTACAGCCCGCGCTACCCCGAACGGATCATGGAGCATGACGGAGACTGCTTCGCCGCCATCGGCGAGAAGGACATCGTCATCCACCATCCCTACGAAAGTTTCGAGGTGGTGGTCGACTTCGTCCGGCAGGCGGCGAAAGACCCCGATGTAGTCGCGATCAAGCAGACGCTGTACCGCGCGGGCAAGCAATCCGCGATCATCAACGCCCTGATCGCCGCGGCAGAGGCGGGCAAATCGGTCACCGCCGTGGTCGAACTCAAAGCCCGGTTCGATGAGGAACAGAACATCCTCTGGGCGAGCCAGCTTGAACGCGCGGGCGTGCAGGTAATCTACGGCTTCGTCGACTGGAAGACCCATGCCAAGGTCAGCATGGTCGTGCGGCGCGAGGGGGACGGATACCGGACCTACTGCCACTTCGGCACCGGCAACTATCACCCGGTGACCGCGCGGATATACACCGACTTGTCGTACTTTACCGCCGATCCGCGCATGGGAAGGGACGCGTCGCGGTTGTTCAATTTTGTCACCGGCTATGTCGAACCGCGCAAGACAGAGGGACTGGTCATCAGCCCCATCGCCATGCGCGAAACGATTTACCGCAACATCGACCGCGAAATCGCCAACCATCGCAAGGGACGTCCGGCGGCAATCTGGGCGAAGCTCAATTCACTGACCGACAAGGGCGTGATCGACAAGCTGTACGAAGCGAGCGCCGTGGGTGTACCGATCCGATTGGTGGTGCGCGGCATATGCTGCCTGAAGCCGGGCATTCCGGGGGTTTCGGAGTCCATCGAGGTCAAGTCGATCATCGGGCGCTTCCTCGAACACAGCCGCATCTGGGCCTTTGCCAACGGCTATCGCATGCCCAGCCCGCGGGCGCGCCTGTTCATAACATCGGCCGATGCCATGAGCCGCAACCTCGACCGCAGGGTCGAAGCCATGGTACCGATCCGGAACCGGACGGTGCATGATCAGGTTCTACAGCAAGTGCTTGTCGCCAATCTTCTCGATACCGAACAAAGCTGGCTGCTTCAGCCGGACGGTTCCTATACGCGCGTCGAGAGCGGGACCAAGCCGTTTAACCTGCATCGCTATTTTATGACCAACCCGTCGCTGTCGGGCCGTGGACAGGCCCTGTCCGAAGACCAGATACCCCGTCTCGCCCTGCGTCGGGGCGCCAGCGTGTGA
- a CDS encoding TonB-dependent receptor domain-containing protein yields the protein MRQRSAGHFPFFAFDNIKIHDHQGVITMSKGKQVAALLLLGSALSFPHIAIAQGTGGAPGNTGTGLSPADGETTGDSLVEQTDGAEDTYDDEVEQPDISVPGGAIVVTGRRNRDVVRASTQVVNVLSSEEIARTGEGDIAGALSRVTGLSVVGDGFVFVRGLGDRYSLALLNGLPLPSPEPLRRTVPLDLFPTDIVSSSLVQKTYSANFPGEFGGGVINLTTRAIPDESFLKLSASISGDSETTGFNGLTYYGSGSDWTGFDDGARGLTPELKAYFDSGLSLDNPAIDQQAIAGTLVDPNLALLQQVDDVPANFSGSLSAGTAVDIGSDARLGIIFNASLSNSWRNRTAIKQTSADLVNIDTDFTEFQTNQKMVASGLLGIGLEWGDHKARFTNVFIRDTLKQSQLAIGYDADLDNTRLVQDNGWFERQLFDSQAVVELDFGRLGVDLRGGFARTDREAPYEYNFEYVRTDRESDPIGDVFINLLNGNEGDASVAFSDLNEELWYGGIDLNYEVFDATQLTFGYAHTDTSRYSERRAYTFRATGSGYIPPDVDAIDPTPYRVIGSRYPSVLLSPLFIDYFNIGLIDQTPTTPAFQADLTIDAGYGKMTWAGLSGLTVDLGVRYEDATQIVAPVSVFSDTAVNTAAVTNIANDYWLPSGTITYEVTPELQLRASASKTIARPQFRELIFQPYRDPDSSRVYEGNPFLKDSELTNFEARAEYYLGRGNRVSLAGFYKDIERPIEAYSNFSDNSQVTRYANAPAATLWGAEFELNYGIDLYSLGSWFETKRALVVTNYTYTQSEIKVSDGDTTATFPSPVPRPANLFFSDGLPLTGQSDHLLNVQLGMEDTDKLQQFTVLFSYASKRVTSRGTLGLPDIVEDPGLRIDLVAREGTVFMGVPIEIKAEARNITGRDHFEYQSDGTNRIEINSYDVGRSFSLGISAEF from the coding sequence GTGCGGCAGCGATCTGCCGGGCACTTCCCCTTCTTCGCATTCGACAACATCAAAATTCACGACCATCAGGGGGTCATCACGATGTCCAAAGGCAAGCAGGTCGCCGCGCTGCTTCTGCTCGGTTCCGCACTTTCGTTCCCGCATATCGCCATTGCGCAGGGCACCGGGGGCGCACCGGGCAATACCGGAACGGGCCTGTCACCCGCCGATGGCGAAACGACCGGCGATTCGCTTGTCGAGCAAACCGACGGCGCTGAAGACACCTATGATGACGAGGTCGAGCAACCCGACATCTCCGTCCCCGGCGGCGCGATCGTCGTGACAGGCCGTCGCAACCGCGACGTGGTCCGCGCCTCGACGCAGGTCGTGAACGTCCTCTCGTCAGAAGAAATCGCACGGACCGGCGAAGGCGACATCGCCGGTGCCCTGTCGCGCGTAACCGGTCTTTCGGTCGTCGGCGACGGCTTCGTTTTCGTGCGCGGCCTTGGCGACCGCTATTCGCTCGCCCTGTTGAACGGCCTGCCCCTGCCCAGCCCCGAACCGCTGCGCCGCACTGTTCCTCTAGACCTGTTCCCGACCGACATCGTGTCGTCGTCACTGGTCCAGAAAACTTACTCCGCCAACTTCCCCGGCGAATTCGGCGGCGGCGTCATCAACCTGACGACCCGCGCCATTCCCGACGAAAGCTTTCTGAAGTTGTCGGCCAGCATCAGTGGCGATTCCGAAACGACCGGCTTTAACGGCCTGACCTATTACGGATCGGGCAGCGACTGGACCGGTTTCGACGATGGCGCACGCGGCCTTACGCCAGAGCTGAAGGCCTATTTCGACAGCGGGCTCAGCCTCGACAATCCGGCCATCGATCAGCAGGCCATTGCCGGAACGCTGGTCGATCCGAACCTTGCCCTGTTGCAGCAGGTCGACGATGTGCCCGCCAACTTCTCCGGCTCGCTTTCGGCAGGTACGGCGGTCGACATCGGCAGCGATGCGCGGCTTGGCATCATCTTCAACGCCTCGCTTTCCAACAGCTGGCGCAATCGCACCGCGATCAAGCAGACATCCGCCGACCTGGTGAACATCGACACCGATTTTACCGAGTTCCAGACGAACCAGAAGATGGTCGCCAGCGGCCTTTTGGGCATCGGTCTGGAATGGGGCGACCACAAGGCCCGCTTTACCAATGTGTTCATCCGCGACACGTTGAAGCAAAGCCAGCTTGCCATCGGGTACGACGCCGATCTGGATAACACCCGCCTTGTCCAGGACAACGGCTGGTTCGAACGCCAGTTGTTCGACAGCCAGGCCGTGGTCGAACTGGACTTCGGCCGCCTTGGCGTGGACCTGCGCGGCGGCTTCGCCCGCACGGATCGTGAAGCTCCCTACGAATACAACTTCGAATACGTCCGCACCGACCGTGAGAGCGATCCGATCGGCGATGTCTTCATCAACCTGCTGAACGGCAACGAAGGTGATGCCTCCGTCGCGTTCTCGGACCTGAACGAAGAGCTCTGGTACGGCGGGATCGATCTCAACTACGAAGTGTTCGATGCAACGCAGCTGACGTTCGGCTATGCCCACACCGACACCTCGCGATATTCGGAGCGTCGGGCCTATACCTTCCGCGCGACGGGTTCTGGCTATATCCCTCCAGACGTCGATGCGATCGATCCGACGCCGTATCGCGTTATCGGATCGCGCTATCCCTCGGTCTTACTCAGCCCGCTGTTCATCGATTATTTCAACATCGGCCTGATCGACCAGACGCCGACGACCCCGGCGTTCCAGGCCGACCTCACCATCGATGCGGGCTATGGCAAGATGACGTGGGCGGGGCTAAGCGGCCTGACCGTCGATCTCGGCGTCCGCTATGAAGACGCGACCCAGATTGTCGCCCCGGTCAGCGTATTCAGCGACACGGCGGTCAATACCGCCGCCGTCACCAACATCGCGAACGATTACTGGCTGCCCTCTGGCACGATCACCTACGAAGTCACGCCGGAACTTCAACTGCGCGCGAGTGCTTCGAAGACGATCGCACGCCCGCAGTTCCGCGAGTTGATCTTTCAACCCTATCGCGATCCCGATTCCAGCCGAGTTTACGAAGGCAACCCGTTCCTGAAAGACAGCGAACTGACCAACTTCGAAGCGCGCGCCGAATATTACCTCGGTCGCGGCAACCGCGTGTCGCTGGCCGGGTTCTACAAGGACATCGAGCGTCCGATCGAAGCCTATTCGAACTTTTCCGACAACAGCCAGGTCACGCGCTATGCCAACGCGCCCGCCGCAACGCTCTGGGGTGCAGAGTTCGAGCTGAACTACGGCATCGACCTCTATTCGCTTGGTTCGTGGTTCGAGACGAAGCGTGCGCTGGTCGTCACCAACTACACCTATACCCAGTCGGAGATCAAAGTTTCCGACGGGGATACGACCGCCACCTTCCCTTCGCCCGTGCCGCGTCCGGCGAACCTGTTCTTCAGCGACGGTCTGCCGCTGACCGGGCAGTCGGACCACCTGCTGAACGTTCAGCTGGGCATGGAAGATACCGACAAGCTGCAACAGTTCACGGTCCTGTTCTCCTACGCCAGCAAGCGCGTGACGAGCCGTGGCACGCTGGGCCTGCCCGACATCGTCGAAGACCCCGGCCTGCGGATCGACCTTGTCGCGCGCGAAGGCACGGTGTTCATGGGCGTGCCGATCGAGATCAAGGCGGAAGCGCGCAACATTACCGGCCGCGACCATTTCGAATATCAGTCGGACGGCACCAACCGTATCGAGATCAACAGCTATGACGTCGGTCGCAGCTTCTCGCTGGGTATCTCGGCGGAATTCTAG
- a CDS encoding Ppx/GppA family phosphatase, whose product MTSYQTGKSAYRRRVEGNWTADNGKRAIIDIGSNTVRMVVYGGSPRAPTVLANEKVTARLGRDLSQTGNMGDDCVELALIGLARFALILADLGIKDVETVATAAVRDAGNGQAFIAKVRALGLKVRIISGKEEAQTSALGVIGAFPGAVGTVADLGGGSLELIEISGDEPGEGSTLPLGSLRLAALREDGEDKFQSRVGKALKQEGWKRETGGTLFLVGGTWRTMAVLAMEQQGHPLSDPHGLCVDVGMAAKLARRTAKASAQDLQTIPRVSSMRAQILPHAAALLGCLLKTLQPERLVFSAWGLREGLLYNRLSAAEKAQDPLLAGLSLFAGQHGAPPMLCTRIAGWTVDAVPRSSNGNERLRLAATMLSLASLQVEPNLRLNHAMDWALYKRWLGVDDADRAMMAAAAIANGGATGMPPILTELASTEQLELATAWGLATRLARRLGMQSQASLQAARLRADGGTLLLAIHESHAALSVPPVRKDMKKLAECMGLEPEIEILSDAQFTALRTKDTSEAA is encoded by the coding sequence GTGACGTCGTACCAGACGGGAAAAAGCGCCTATCGCCGCCGCGTCGAGGGGAACTGGACCGCCGACAACGGCAAGCGGGCGATCATCGATATCGGATCGAACACCGTGCGTATGGTTGTCTATGGCGGATCGCCCCGCGCGCCGACGGTGCTCGCGAACGAAAAGGTGACGGCCCGCCTTGGCCGTGATCTGTCGCAGACCGGGAATATGGGCGACGATTGCGTCGAACTGGCCCTGATCGGGCTGGCGCGGTTTGCGCTGATCCTGGCGGACCTTGGCATCAAGGACGTAGAGACCGTAGCCACCGCCGCCGTGCGCGACGCGGGCAATGGTCAGGCCTTCATCGCGAAGGTGCGGGCCTTGGGCCTGAAGGTGCGGATTATTTCCGGCAAGGAAGAGGCGCAGACCAGCGCTTTGGGCGTGATAGGGGCATTCCCCGGTGCTGTGGGTACGGTGGCCGATCTTGGCGGCGGCAGCCTGGAACTGATCGAGATTTCGGGTGACGAACCGGGCGAGGGTAGCACCTTGCCGCTAGGCTCGTTGCGTTTGGCGGCCCTGCGTGAAGATGGCGAGGACAAGTTCCAGTCCCGCGTGGGCAAGGCGCTGAAGCAGGAAGGCTGGAAGCGCGAGACCGGCGGCACGTTGTTCCTTGTCGGCGGAACATGGCGGACGATGGCGGTGCTGGCGATGGAGCAGCAGGGGCACCCGCTATCCGACCCGCACGGGCTGTGCGTTGATGTCGGGATGGCGGCCAAGCTGGCGCGGCGCACGGCCAAGGCCTCGGCGCAGGATTTGCAGACAATTCCGCGCGTATCTTCCATGCGCGCCCAGATTTTGCCGCATGCGGCGGCGCTGCTGGGGTGCTTGCTCAAGACATTGCAGCCGGAGCGTCTGGTCTTTTCTGCGTGGGGCCTACGCGAAGGCTTACTTTATAACCGGCTCAGCGCGGCGGAAAAGGCGCAGGACCCGCTGTTGGCGGGTCTGTCGTTGTTCGCGGGCCAACACGGCGCGCCGCCGATGTTATGCACCCGGATCGCGGGCTGGACCGTCGATGCCGTACCGCGCAGCAGCAACGGGAACGAGCGGTTGCGGCTCGCCGCGACGATGCTCTCGCTGGCGTCGTTGCAGGTGGAGCCCAACCTTCGCCTGAATCACGCGATGGACTGGGCGCTTTACAAACGCTGGTTGGGGGTGGACGATGCCGATCGCGCGATGATGGCGGCAGCGGCCATCGCCAACGGCGGCGCGACCGGCATGCCACCGATTCTGACCGAACTGGCATCGACAGAGCAATTGGAGCTGGCGACGGCATGGGGCCTCGCCACGCGACTGGCCCGCCGGTTGGGGATGCAGTCGCAAGCATCGTTACAGGCGGCGCGGCTGCGGGCGGATGGCGGTACCCTGCTGTTGGCGATTCATGAAAGTCACGCCGCTCTCTCCGTGCCCCCTGTGCGCAAGGACATGAAGAAGTTGGCCGAATGCATGGGCCTGGAACCGGAGATCGAGATTCTCAGCGATGCGCAGTTCACGGCACTACGTACCAAAGACACCAGCGAAGCCGCATAA